A region from the Gemmatimonadota bacterium genome encodes:
- a CDS encoding membrane dipeptidase — translation MAVKAGYRGDRSFEYLEPGADYRAFELAPELGRVPPFVVPLSAEQEAQAQRLAASTPMISLHEHLGTFPADIQQTPDMVRTGRMPTAYEGLAHGLWDAVFDNLMDGICTIHSHSGWKWTEVVHDLGMRLCDLAHQGFVFHATRVDDIHRAKREGRVAWIASMEGAAMIENELDRIELLFGLGVRALGIAYSEGNQLGAGLKEPRDGGLTVFGRRAVERMNKVGMLIDCSHCGDLTTLDTIECSEHPIVLSHIGARALWDSNRLAPDEVLEACAAKGGVIGIECAPHTTVSPAHPKHSLESFMDHFEYIRALVGIDHVAFGPDTLYGDHVGLHDVYAANLSIKESRSGREREAKPAVPGFERVPWVEGLENPTEGSHNILRWLVRSGYGDADIAKVMGGNVLRVLGQVWP, via the coding sequence ATGGCCGTGAAGGCTGGCTATCGTGGCGATCGCTCCTTCGAGTACCTGGAGCCGGGCGCGGACTACCGGGCGTTCGAGTTGGCGCCCGAGTTGGGGCGGGTCCCGCCCTTCGTCGTGCCGCTCAGCGCGGAGCAGGAGGCACAAGCCCAGCGCCTGGCGGCGAGCACGCCCATGATCTCGCTGCACGAGCACCTCGGCACGTTCCCGGCCGACATCCAGCAGACCCCCGACATGGTGCGCACCGGCCGGATGCCCACGGCATACGAGGGGCTCGCCCACGGGCTGTGGGATGCGGTGTTCGACAACCTCATGGACGGGATCTGCACGATCCACTCCCACTCCGGCTGGAAGTGGACCGAGGTCGTGCACGACCTGGGGATGCGGTTGTGCGACCTCGCCCACCAGGGCTTCGTTTTCCACGCCACGCGTGTCGACGACATCCACCGCGCCAAGCGGGAGGGGCGGGTCGCCTGGATCGCGTCGATGGAAGGCGCCGCCATGATCGAGAACGAGCTCGATCGCATCGAGCTCCTGTTCGGCTTGGGCGTGCGAGCGCTGGGCATCGCCTACAGCGAGGGCAACCAGTTGGGCGCGGGCCTCAAGGAGCCGCGCGATGGGGGTCTCACCGTGTTCGGGCGGCGTGCCGTGGAACGGATGAACAAGGTGGGCATGCTGATCGATTGCTCACACTGTGGGGATCTGACCACGTTGGATACGATCGAGTGCTCGGAGCACCCCATCGTGCTCTCGCACATCGGGGCGCGTGCGCTGTGGGACTCGAACCGGCTGGCCCCGGACGAAGTCCTGGAGGCGTGCGCAGCGAAAGGAGGCGTCATCGGCATCGAGTGCGCACCGCATACGACCGTGAGTCCGGCGCACCCGAAACACTCCCTCGAGTCCTTCATGGATCACTTCGAGTACATCCGCGCGCTCGTCGGGATCGATCATGTGGCGTTCGGGCCCGATACCCTCTACGGGGACCACGTCGGACTGCACGATGTGTACGCCGCCAACCTTTCCATCAAAGAATCGCGCTCGGGTCGCGAGCGTGAAGCGAAGCCGGCCGTGCCCGGGTTCGAGCGGGTGCCCTGGGTCGAGGGGCTCGAGAATCCCACCGAGGGGTCCCACAACATCCTCCGCTGGCTGGTGCGGTCGGGGTACGGTGACGCCGACATCGCCAAGGTGATGGGGGGGAACGTGCTCCGCGTGCTCGGTCAGGTGTGGCCCTGA
- a CDS encoding aromatic ring-hydroxylating dioxygenase subunit alpha — MSERRVLPDIRRSWTVSSETYHAPEHYRRQCDRVFAHSWQWVCDRGRVKAPGHVLPFTLLEGCLDEPLFLSCGQDGTTRCLSNVCTHRGALVVEGEGHQHTLRCRYHGRRFTLEGGFHSMPEFEQVEGFPSACDDLPELPLETFGPLLFSGIDPSISFADWIRPVQQLAGFLPFERAVFDAATAQDYTVAAHWALYVDNYLEEFHVPYVHATSLQGLDYSAYRTECFEWGNLQLGIGREDEELFTLPEDHPHSGERVAAFYFWLFPATMLNVYPWGLSLNVVEPLGPARTRVRFRPYVWDAARRRGVGGDLHRVEMEDEEVVESVQRGVRSRLYDRGRFSPRREVGVHHFHTLLEQALADPS, encoded by the coding sequence GTGAGCGAACGCCGCGTCCTTCCCGATATCCGACGCTCGTGGACGGTCTCGTCGGAGACCTACCATGCCCCCGAGCACTACCGCAGACAGTGCGACCGAGTGTTCGCGCACTCCTGGCAGTGGGTGTGCGACCGGGGCCGTGTGAAAGCACCGGGTCACGTGCTCCCATTCACGCTGTTGGAAGGCTGTCTGGACGAGCCTCTCTTCCTCTCCTGTGGACAGGACGGGACCACGCGCTGCCTCTCCAACGTGTGCACGCACCGGGGAGCCTTGGTCGTGGAGGGCGAAGGACACCAGCACACCCTGCGCTGCCGCTATCACGGGCGCCGCTTCACGCTGGAAGGCGGGTTTCACTCCATGCCCGAGTTCGAGCAGGTGGAGGGCTTCCCTTCCGCCTGTGACGACCTGCCCGAGTTGCCGTTGGAGACGTTCGGTCCCCTGCTCTTCAGCGGGATCGATCCCTCCATCTCCTTCGCGGATTGGATCCGGCCGGTCCAGCAGCTGGCCGGCTTCCTACCGTTCGAACGCGCGGTCTTCGATGCAGCCACCGCCCAGGACTACACGGTGGCAGCGCACTGGGCGCTTTACGTGGACAACTATCTGGAGGAGTTCCACGTCCCCTACGTCCACGCTACCAGTCTCCAGGGCTTGGATTACAGCGCCTACCGGACCGAGTGCTTCGAGTGGGGCAATCTGCAGCTCGGCATCGGACGGGAGGACGAGGAGCTCTTCACACTCCCCGAGGACCATCCACATTCCGGAGAGCGGGTAGCCGCGTTCTACTTCTGGCTGTTCCCCGCGACGATGCTCAACGTCTATCCCTGGGGACTGTCCTTGAACGTCGTGGAGCCCCTGGGGCCGGCGCGGACGCGCGTCCGCTTCCGCCCCTACGTCTGGGACGCCGCCCGACGGAGGGGTGTGGGAGGCGATCTCCATCGAGTGGAGATGGAGGACGAGGAAGTCGTAGAGTCCGTCCAGCGCGGGGTGCGCTCACGATTGTACGACCGGGGGCGGTTCTCTCCGCGGCGGGAGGTCGGGGTCCACCACTTCCACACGCTGCTCGAGCAGGCCCTGGCAGACCCCTCCTGA
- a CDS encoding aconitase X catalytic domain-containing protein, whose translation MPTDPHPLTLTPEEESVLRGEAGPGPARALRVVVAAARFLRADRLVPIESAHVDGCLYHGDGGVEYAERLLQEGARVAVPTTLNVGALDLLHPDRVRNQGHATHMARRLMEAHLHMGCQPTWTCAPYQAGHRPQTGSQIAWGESNAVAFANSVLGARTNRYGDFLDLACAITGRAPYAGLHTDEGRRATLVIDVSTLSPALQDADVLYPVLGSWLGRRTHGRVPVINGLDGPVGEDRLKALGAAAASTGAVALFHVVGSTPEAPDLDTALGGVPPMEILRPTGRDLRDELGRLETTKGPELDAIALGSPHFSLSEFDALEGLLPSEPFRLPFYVCTGRGVLDALARAGRLSRFEAAGVRVITDTCVVVAPILDAAGGTLMTNSGKFAHYTPGTTGYDVVFGSLAECVRSASAGHVQRDATLWR comes from the coding sequence TTGCCCACTGACCCGCACCCGCTGACGCTGACGCCCGAGGAGGAGTCCGTCCTGCGCGGCGAAGCCGGTCCCGGACCCGCGCGGGCCCTGCGGGTCGTGGTGGCCGCCGCCCGTTTCCTGCGCGCCGACCGGTTGGTGCCGATCGAATCCGCCCACGTCGACGGCTGCCTTTATCACGGAGATGGCGGCGTCGAATACGCGGAGCGCCTCCTTCAGGAAGGGGCCCGCGTCGCGGTGCCCACCACCTTGAACGTCGGTGCCCTCGACCTCCTGCACCCGGACCGGGTGCGAAACCAGGGACACGCGACCCACATGGCCCGCCGTCTCATGGAGGCTCACCTCCATATGGGATGCCAACCCACCTGGACCTGCGCGCCCTACCAGGCCGGACATCGCCCCCAGACCGGCAGCCAGATCGCTTGGGGCGAGTCGAATGCGGTCGCCTTCGCGAATTCCGTCCTGGGAGCTCGCACCAATCGGTATGGAGACTTCCTCGATCTGGCCTGCGCCATCACCGGTCGTGCCCCCTATGCCGGGCTGCACACGGACGAAGGCCGCCGAGCTACGTTGGTCATCGACGTCAGTACGCTCTCTCCGGCACTCCAGGACGCAGACGTCCTCTACCCGGTCCTCGGGTCCTGGCTGGGGCGCAGGACCCACGGTCGCGTTCCCGTCATCAACGGCCTCGACGGCCCGGTTGGGGAGGATCGACTCAAGGCGCTGGGTGCTGCCGCTGCTTCCACCGGAGCGGTGGCGCTCTTCCACGTGGTAGGAAGCACCCCGGAAGCCCCCGATCTCGACACCGCCCTCGGCGGCGTTCCGCCGATGGAGATCCTGCGGCCCACGGGCCGCGACCTACGGGACGAGCTCGGCAGGCTGGAGACCACGAAGGGACCGGAGCTCGACGCCATCGCCCTGGGAAGCCCGCACTTCTCCCTGTCCGAGTTCGACGCGCTGGAAGGGCTGTTGCCCAGCGAACCCTTCCGACTGCCGTTCTACGTGTGCACAGGCCGTGGCGTGTTGGATGCGCTCGCTCGCGCCGGACGCCTCTCGCGCTTCGAGGCGGCGGGAGTCCGCGTCATCACCGACACCTGTGTCGTGGTGGCACCCATCCTCGACGCGGCCGGTGGCACGCTCATGACGAACTCGGGCAAGTTCGCGCACTACACGCCCGGGACCACGGGATACGACGTCGTCTTCGGAAGCCTGGCCGAATGCGTGCGTTCTGCCAGCGCCGGCCACGTGCAGCGGGACGCGACCTTGTGGCGTTGA
- a CDS encoding sodium/solute symporter (Members of the Solute:Sodium Symporter (SSS), TC 2.A.21 as described in tcdb.org, catalyze solute:Na+ symport. Known solutes for members of the family include sugars, amino acids, nucleosides, inositols, vitamins, urea or anions, depending on the system.): MTLRAVVFALYFILVFAIGLYSLKRTRDEADYWIAGGRLGWLVGGATIAATHVSAGTFIGTIGVIYTVGWSFTWLVLTIPLAYWFLAAVLAPRFTRVRQLTLPAFIERRYYSKRVRGLAAAIILIATVVYIQAQIVAGGLIAHTIFGIDTSVGMVGFTAILLVYTVVGGMIAVVYTDFLQLLIMGVGALCAVPLALRQVGGATALFELVEAANPLVFTWEGLPPALLFTMGLSFLLGSVATPERLVRLLAMRDMAQVRRGILFAILMSTGINLLVFVLALASIVLFPLLPTGDLAMPMVASAVLPPVMGTILLAAILSAMMSTVDSLLIVAGSALSVDLYQNLVAPDTSELRRRWVDRLGIVVVGTTPVILVLSGVGEGELVQFIVLLFTALMAACFFMPVVGGVLWKRATREGATAAMIGGLVTTLLWKRFGSAGLDPVLPGFLVSALALVVVSLVTPPPPDDAVEPYFRTRQNS; the protein is encoded by the coding sequence ATGACCCTCCGCGCCGTCGTCTTCGCGCTCTACTTCATCCTCGTGTTCGCGATCGGCCTGTACAGTCTGAAGCGGACACGGGACGAGGCCGACTACTGGATCGCGGGCGGGCGTCTGGGTTGGCTGGTCGGGGGCGCCACCATCGCGGCCACCCACGTCAGTGCGGGCACGTTCATCGGCACGATCGGGGTGATCTACACCGTGGGCTGGTCATTCACCTGGTTGGTCCTGACCATCCCGTTGGCGTATTGGTTCCTCGCAGCCGTGCTGGCTCCGCGCTTCACTCGGGTTCGGCAGTTGACGCTACCTGCGTTCATCGAACGGCGCTACTACTCGAAACGCGTGCGCGGGTTGGCTGCAGCGATCATCCTGATCGCCACGGTCGTCTACATCCAGGCGCAGATCGTCGCGGGTGGACTCATCGCCCACACCATCTTCGGAATCGACACTTCGGTGGGAATGGTGGGCTTCACGGCCATTCTTCTCGTGTATACGGTCGTGGGCGGAATGATCGCCGTCGTCTACACGGATTTCCTGCAGTTGCTCATCATGGGGGTCGGAGCCCTCTGCGCCGTTCCACTGGCGCTCCGTCAGGTGGGAGGCGCTACGGCGCTGTTCGAACTGGTGGAAGCCGCCAATCCACTGGTCTTCACCTGGGAGGGGCTACCCCCCGCGCTGCTGTTCACCATGGGCTTGTCGTTCCTCCTCGGCTCGGTTGCGACGCCGGAACGGCTGGTGCGCCTCCTCGCGATGCGGGACATGGCGCAGGTGCGTCGCGGCATCCTGTTCGCGATCCTGATGAGCACGGGCATCAACCTTCTGGTGTTCGTGCTCGCGCTGGCGAGCATCGTGCTCTTTCCGCTGCTCCCTACCGGCGACCTGGCCATGCCCATGGTGGCGAGCGCGGTGCTGCCTCCGGTGATGGGAACCATCCTGCTGGCCGCGATCCTGTCCGCCATGATGTCGACGGTGGATTCGCTGCTGATCGTGGCCGGGTCGGCCCTGTCCGTCGACCTCTACCAGAACCTCGTCGCGCCCGACACCAGCGAGCTCCGTCGTCGCTGGGTGGATCGGCTGGGGATCGTGGTGGTGGGGACGACGCCTGTGATCCTCGTCCTGTCCGGTGTAGGCGAAGGGGAATTGGTGCAGTTCATCGTGCTGCTGTTCACGGCGCTGATGGCCGCGTGCTTCTTCATGCCGGTCGTCGGCGGCGTGCTGTGGAAGCGCGCCACCCGCGAAGGCGCGACCGCGGCCATGATCGGCGGCCTGGTGACGACGCTTCTCTGGAAGCGGTTCGGATCGGCGGGCCTGGATCCGGTGCTACCCGGCTTCCTGGTGTCCGCCCTGGCGCTGGTGGTGGTGAGTCTTGTGACCCCACCGCCGCCTGACGACGCTGTCGAGCCCTACTTCCGGACGCGGCAGAACTCCTAG